A single genomic interval of Candidatus Eremiobacterota bacterium harbors:
- a CDS encoding helix-turn-helix domain-containing protein gives MSFGPLLRQFRVAAGLTQEALAERAGVSADGIGALERGTNQAPQRDTLKLLIKALNLNIEEERALASLAIRSSRPRDYSRRRRATHDLPRALTPLLGREREIEEVARLLSASPLVTLIGTGGVGKTRLAIGVGEQLAQSFRDGVSFIDLAPLQDSDRVASVVASKLGIRESLDRPVLETLTEALRETQLLLILDNCEHLFSACAALADALVRGCDGIVMLATSRQPLDVPGEQTYRVASLAVPDDCESITATEALRHASVALFEGRARRAVKSFCITDANAAPISKICRRLDGIPFAIELAAARMKLMTPQQLEERLFERFDLLVGGSHLELPRHQTMRALIDWSYNLLTPEEQEFFTRLAVFTSDFSFEAVALVCADAAEPRTVELLASLVDKSLVTSEPRGAFQRYRLLETLRVYASEHFSGDRFELDHRHAQYYAALARDVRPADVARLDPDGENLHAALDWALERRGNVGLGITLLVSMRDFWLRSGLVAEPAHRAERARS, from the coding sequence ATGTCATTCGGTCCGCTTTTACGGCAATTCCGGGTTGCGGCGGGGCTTACTCAAGAAGCCCTTGCGGAGCGCGCGGGGGTAAGCGCTGACGGAATCGGCGCACTCGAGCGCGGCACGAATCAGGCGCCGCAGCGAGACACGCTGAAGCTCTTGATCAAAGCACTAAACCTCAACATCGAAGAAGAGCGCGCACTCGCATCGCTTGCGATCCGATCGTCGCGCCCTCGCGACTATTCGCGAAGGCGGCGGGCAACTCACGATCTTCCGCGAGCATTGACGCCGCTTCTCGGACGCGAGCGTGAAATCGAAGAGGTCGCGCGGCTGCTGTCCGCGTCACCGCTGGTAACATTGATCGGAACGGGCGGCGTCGGCAAGACGCGACTCGCGATCGGCGTCGGGGAACAGCTCGCACAGTCGTTTCGCGACGGCGTTTCGTTCATCGACCTTGCTCCGCTGCAGGATTCCGACCGCGTCGCAAGCGTGGTCGCGTCGAAACTTGGCATCCGGGAATCCCTAGACCGTCCGGTCCTTGAAACCCTGACGGAGGCACTAAGGGAAACACAACTGTTGCTGATACTCGACAATTGCGAGCACCTTTTCAGTGCGTGCGCCGCGCTAGCCGATGCGCTCGTTCGTGGGTGCGACGGAATTGTCATGTTGGCGACGAGCCGTCAACCCCTGGACGTACCAGGTGAACAGACATATCGCGTAGCGTCGCTCGCCGTTCCGGACGACTGCGAGAGCATCACGGCAACGGAAGCGTTGCGGCACGCGTCGGTGGCGCTCTTCGAAGGGCGAGCAAGACGCGCGGTTAAATCGTTTTGCATCACGGACGCAAATGCCGCACCGATTTCGAAGATCTGCCGCCGGCTCGACGGCATTCCGTTTGCAATCGAACTTGCGGCGGCGCGTATGAAGCTTATGACGCCGCAACAATTAGAAGAGCGTCTGTTCGAGCGATTCGACCTCTTAGTGGGAGGCAGCCACCTGGAGCTGCCGCGGCATCAGACGATGCGCGCACTGATCGACTGGAGCTACAATCTCCTCACACCTGAGGAGCAAGAATTCTTCACGAGGCTCGCCGTCTTCACGTCGGATTTCTCGTTCGAGGCAGTTGCGCTCGTCTGCGCGGATGCGGCAGAGCCGCGGACGGTGGAACTTCTCGCTTCGCTCGTCGACAAGTCGCTGGTTACAAGCGAGCCGCGGGGCGCATTCCAACGATACCGGCTGCTCGAAACGCTGCGCGTATACGCATCGGAACACTTTTCCGGCGACCGCTTCGAGCTCGATCATCGGCACGCGCAGTACTACGCGGCGCTCGCGAGAGACGTACGGCCAGCCGACGTCGCGCGTTTGGATCCTGATGGCGAAAATTTGCATGCTGCGCTCGATTGGGCACTCGAGCGCCGTGGAAACGTGGGTTTGGGCATTACGCTTCTGGTTTCGATGCGGGATTTCTGGCTTCGGAGCGGACTCGTCGCTGAACCGGCGCATCGCGCGGAGCGCGCGCGGAGCTAA
- a CDS encoding DUF4239 domain-containing protein — translation MKSFAGLIVLCTIAAAVEQFKAPAFVDRLISLPAPSLLALAVWSCLVLVGGVQRYLHRRFSEQDFVKHNEVGGFIVAVVGTLYAVVLGFLTVVTWQHFSDARQLVSQEASAAADIWHTAVGLPPTRRARIREDVLEYSKLMVGSEWERMRSGTFDRHGDVIVMDALSAAEAFAPSNWEQANAQSTTVGQLVILHDVRQRRLSDNSCGLSSFEWLVLAIGAFCVIGFCWLFGLSNKRIHLLMTSAVTVVTVSTLVLLFELQYPFRSSIGISSADWSAALGHLQMMQSGAQMDMRM, via the coding sequence TTGAAATCGTTCGCCGGCCTCATCGTTCTCTGCACCATCGCGGCGGCGGTAGAACAGTTTAAGGCTCCGGCCTTCGTGGACCGTCTTATCAGCCTTCCGGCGCCGAGCCTACTTGCTCTTGCTGTGTGGTCGTGCCTCGTCCTGGTAGGAGGCGTGCAGCGATATCTTCATCGCCGTTTTAGCGAACAGGACTTTGTCAAACACAACGAAGTTGGAGGCTTCATCGTTGCCGTCGTGGGCACGCTTTATGCCGTTGTGCTCGGGTTTCTCACGGTCGTGACGTGGCAACATTTCTCTGATGCACGCCAGTTGGTTTCTCAAGAAGCCTCGGCTGCTGCAGATATCTGGCATACCGCTGTGGGCCTGCCGCCGACGCGGAGAGCGCGGATTCGCGAAGATGTTCTTGAATATTCGAAACTAATGGTCGGTAGTGAGTGGGAGCGCATGCGCAGCGGTACATTCGATCGGCACGGCGACGTCATCGTTATGGATGCGCTGAGCGCTGCCGAGGCCTTTGCACCGTCGAATTGGGAACAAGCAAATGCCCAAAGCACGACCGTCGGACAGCTCGTGATCCTGCACGACGTCCGGCAACGCAGGCTGTCCGATAATTCGTGCGGGCTATCCTCGTTCGAGTGGCTTGTCTTGGCGATCGGTGCATTCTGCGTCATCGGATTTTGCTGGCTCTTCGGGCTTTCGAATAAGCGTATTCATCTGCTAATGACGTCAGCCGTAACGGTCGTCACCGTTTCAACGCTCGTGTTGCTCTTCGAACTGCAATATCCGTTTCGCAGCAGCATCGGTATCTCGTCAGCCGACTGGAGCGCAGCGCTCGGGCACCTTCAGATGATGCAATCGGGCGCCCAAATGGATATGAGAATGTAA
- a CDS encoding tetratricopeptide repeat protein → MLPASALEAATKARDLFERTGDRKGQARALRDAGIARMRLADLAVAESDLTRAFEIDESIGDADETARALGAIALVCQFANRLEESRSLLLRVLEMNRSERDDRATLVTLVNLAETEFALGETANAVAHARESLDSPMLRLNMRMRANQEANLAAYLLALGEEKEARNVASRALRHALEFADHSVATNTLQHLAAIIARRDAHRAARLLGYVEAQLARTGYTREYSEQFTYDLMISRMHEGLSIDEIIALRREGASMSEAQAVQLARQPRIPQSVG, encoded by the coding sequence ATGCTTCCGGCATCTGCGTTGGAGGCTGCGACGAAAGCACGTGACCTCTTCGAACGAACCGGCGACCGAAAGGGTCAGGCTCGCGCACTTCGCGATGCCGGCATCGCGCGAATGCGCCTTGCTGATTTGGCCGTCGCCGAGAGCGATCTCACTCGCGCATTTGAGATCGACGAATCCATCGGCGACGCTGACGAGACAGCGCGTGCACTCGGCGCGATCGCGTTGGTCTGTCAATTTGCCAATCGGCTTGAAGAATCACGATCGTTGCTGCTGCGCGTGCTCGAGATGAATCGGAGCGAGAGGGACGATCGAGCAACGCTCGTGACCCTGGTCAACCTTGCAGAAACGGAATTTGCTCTGGGGGAGACGGCGAACGCCGTCGCACACGCTCGCGAGAGTTTAGACAGCCCAATGTTGCGGCTGAACATGAGGATGCGAGCGAATCAGGAGGCTAATCTCGCGGCGTATCTTCTCGCTCTCGGTGAAGAGAAGGAAGCACGAAATGTCGCGTCGCGTGCGCTACGCCATGCCCTCGAGTTCGCCGACCATAGCGTAGCGACGAACACGTTGCAACATCTAGCAGCGATAATTGCGCGGCGCGATGCGCATCGTGCGGCCCGGCTTCTGGGCTACGTCGAAGCGCAGCTCGCTCGGACCGGTTACACGCGTGAATACAGCGAGCAATTTACATATGACCTCATGATAAGTCGGATGCACGAGGGGTTGAGCATCGACGAGATCATTGCGCTTCGGCGCGAGGGCGCATCAATGTCCGAAGCACAGGCAGTGCAACTTGCGCGCCAGCCACGGATACCGCAGAGCGTCGGCTAG
- a CDS encoding endonuclease/exonuclease/phosphatase family protein produces the protein MVGCLYLPNGNPAPGPKFDYKLAWFDALIDYAGSLLARGVPAVLGGDYNVMPAELDVYKPERWVDDALFRPEVRAAFQRLAAQGWTDALRALHPGERIYTFWDYFRNAFGRDAGLRIDHTMLSPAVAARLVAASVDRDVRARQKTSDHAPTWVELS, from the coding sequence CTGGTCGGGTGCCTGTATCTGCCGAACGGCAACCCCGCGCCTGGCCCAAAGTTCGACTACAAGCTCGCCTGGTTCGATGCGCTCATCGACTACGCAGGCAGCCTGCTCGCGCGCGGCGTTCCGGCGGTTCTGGGGGGCGATTATAACGTCATGCCGGCCGAGCTGGACGTGTACAAGCCGGAGCGCTGGGTCGACGACGCGCTCTTCCGCCCCGAAGTACGGGCCGCGTTTCAGCGGCTTGCGGCGCAGGGGTGGACCGACGCCCTACGGGCGCTGCACCCGGGCGAGCGGATCTATACGTTTTGGGATTACTTCCGGAACGCATTCGGCCGCGATGCGGGCCTGCGCATCGACCATACCATGCTGAGTCCCGCCGTCGCGGCGCGCCTCGTTGCCGCCAGCGTCGATCGCGACGTGCGAGCGCGACAGAAGACGAGCGATCATGCGCCGACGTGGGTCGAGCTGTCGTAG
- a CDS encoding beta-lactamase family protein, which yields MRLVNQNEIAERLEAYAERIGPFGFSGAFLVGRGADIVYERGVGYADRRTESPITPETIFDTGSITKQFTAATILALQEAGRLRVTDTLATFFPEAPEDKRAITVHHLLSHSAGLHFTFGHDYDPLTRDGLIAAIMASKLGSVPGTAFNYSNVGYTLLAAIIELVEGCSYEQVLRERILRPAGLNETGYVLPDWDRARIAHGYDGSADWGTSLDHLWASDGPYWNLRGSGGLLSSLRDLHRWHRALRDGSVLSEESRAALFRPNIPMTNEVSYAYGWSISKTPRDTTVASHHGTNGVFLADFRRYLDEDVVVLMFTNQATPGSAIVHPLQQFVFGPVPELPPSVDDHSDHLERFAGDYGSSIIVRVAAERTGLLVQPRDQPAFSVISAIPPKYAATAAQRNAKQQQALADAVVGDYRRWMALQLEDTPDVRARQHVFWDGVRDTVGTITAVNALGEVAGGNGVDSYACITGSEGALLVRIAWSHDECIQDVDAAPQLPEFRFARALDGTFINYDLRNQTVVRLRFGGDLTIEGPAGTFRVVRAMQRRPM from the coding sequence GTGAGACTTGTAAATCAGAACGAGATTGCCGAGCGCCTCGAGGCCTATGCCGAGCGCATCGGGCCATTCGGGTTCTCCGGCGCCTTTCTGGTGGGCCGCGGGGCCGATATCGTCTACGAGCGCGGCGTGGGCTATGCCGACCGCCGGACGGAGTCGCCGATCACCCCGGAGACGATCTTCGATACCGGCTCGATCACCAAGCAGTTCACCGCGGCGACGATCCTTGCACTCCAAGAGGCCGGACGACTGCGCGTCACCGACACGCTGGCGACGTTCTTCCCGGAGGCTCCGGAGGACAAGCGCGCGATCACCGTTCACCACCTGCTCTCGCACTCGGCCGGCCTGCACTTCACCTTTGGCCACGACTACGATCCGCTGACCCGCGACGGGCTCATCGCAGCGATCATGGCATCCAAGCTGGGAAGCGTTCCGGGCACGGCGTTCAATTACTCGAACGTCGGATACACGCTGCTCGCGGCGATCATCGAGCTCGTCGAAGGCTGCAGTTACGAGCAGGTGCTGCGCGAACGAATACTCCGGCCTGCCGGCTTGAACGAAACCGGATACGTGCTCCCCGATTGGGATCGCGCGCGCATCGCACACGGATACGACGGAAGCGCCGATTGGGGAACCTCGCTCGACCATTTGTGGGCGAGCGACGGCCCCTACTGGAACCTGCGCGGCAGCGGTGGACTGCTCTCGTCGTTGCGCGATCTGCACCGGTGGCACCGTGCGCTGCGCGACGGATCGGTTCTCTCCGAGGAGAGCCGCGCCGCCTTGTTCCGCCCGAACATCCCGATGACGAACGAGGTCTCATACGCGTACGGGTGGTCGATCTCGAAAACGCCGCGCGACACGACCGTGGCTTCGCACCATGGCACCAACGGCGTCTTCCTCGCCGACTTCCGGCGCTACCTTGACGAAGACGTCGTGGTGCTGATGTTCACGAATCAAGCGACGCCGGGGTCGGCGATCGTTCACCCGCTGCAGCAATTCGTTTTCGGTCCGGTCCCCGAGCTGCCGCCATCGGTCGATGACCACTCCGATCACCTCGAGCGCTTCGCGGGTGACTACGGTAGCAGCATCATCGTCCGGGTCGCTGCCGAGCGCACCGGACTGCTCGTTCAGCCACGCGATCAGCCGGCGTTTTCGGTTATCAGCGCCATACCGCCGAAGTACGCCGCAACCGCCGCGCAGCGGAATGCCAAGCAGCAACAGGCGCTCGCGGATGCAGTCGTGGGCGATTACCGCCGGTGGATGGCGCTGCAGCTCGAGGACACGCCCGACGTCCGAGCTCGCCAGCACGTCTTTTGGGACGGGGTTCGCGACACCGTCGGAACGATCACCGCAGTCAACGCGCTCGGAGAGGTCGCCGGCGGAAACGGTGTCGACTCGTATGCCTGCATCACCGGCAGCGAAGGCGCGTTGCTCGTGCGTATTGCCTGGTCGCATGACGAGTGCATCCAAGACGTCGATGCGGCGCCGCAGCTCCCGGAGTTTCGCTTCGCCCGGGCCCTCGACGGAACGTTCATAAACTACGACCTCCGCAACCAGACCGTGGTGCGTCTCCGCTTCGGCGGCGACCTCACGATCGAAGGTCCGGCCGGAACGTTCCGCGTCGTGCGCGCAATGCAGCGGCGCCCGATGTGA